The following coding sequences lie in one Cannabis sativa cultivar Pink pepper isolate KNU-18-1 chromosome 5, ASM2916894v1, whole genome shotgun sequence genomic window:
- the LOC115716985 gene encoding protein STAY-GREEN homolog, chloroplastic, translating into MASLTAATPLSPLRNLKPSLIDHHQTFLFSNRRRSNKKKNQAIVPVARLFGPAIFEASKLKVLFLGVDEKKHPGNLPRTYTLTHSDITSKLTLAISQTINNSQLQGWYNKLQRDEVVAEWKKFKGKMSLHVHCHISGGHFLLDLCARLRFFIFSKELPVVLKAFVHGDEDLLNNYPELQEALVWVYFHSNVPEFNKVECWGPLKEAVNGPYFESKKLRKLNPASNWELPEKCVEDCNCCFPPMSSISWSESEQVSN; encoded by the exons ATGGCTTCATTAACTGCTGCTACACCTCTCTCCCCTTTGAGGAATTTAAAGCCTTCTCTTATTGATCATCATcaaacttttcttttttctaataGAAGAAGATCCAACAAGAAGAAGAACCAAGCTATTGTTCCT GTTGCGAGGTTATTTGGGCCAGCTATATTTGAAGCATCAAAATTGAAGGTTCTTTTCTTAGGAGTGGATGAAAAGAAGCACCCAGGGAATCTCCCAAGAACTTATACACTCACACATAGTGATATAACCTCTAAACTCACCTTAGCCATATCCCAGACTATAAACAATTCTCAG TTGCAGGGATGGTATAATAAGTTACAAAGAGATGAAGTTGTTGCAGAGTGGAAAAAATTCAAAGGAAAAATGTCTCTTCATGTTCATTGTCACATAAGTGGAGGCCATTTTTTATTAGACTTATGTGCAAGGCTTAGATTCTTCATCTTCAGCAAAGAACTTCCTGTG GTTTTGAAAGCCTTTGTTCATGGAGATGAAGATTTGTTGAACAATTACCCAGAATTACAGGAGGCTTTGGTATGGGTCTATTTTCACTCGAATGTTCCTGAGTTCAACAAGGTGGAATGCTGGGGCCCACTGAAGGAGGCTGTGAATGGGCCCTACTTTGAAAGTAAGAAGTTGAGGAAATTGAATCCCGCAAGTAATTGGGAGTTGCCTGAAAAGTGTGTTGAAGATTGTAACTGTTGCTTTCCTCCAATGAGCTCAATTTCGTGGTCTGAATCTGAACAAGTTTCCAATTGA